The Centroberyx gerrardi isolate f3 chromosome 24, fCenGer3.hap1.cur.20231027, whole genome shotgun sequence genome includes a region encoding these proteins:
- the rab3ip gene encoding rab-3A-interacting protein, which produces VLQAEVLALKTLVLSSPSSPVGDLPSAGGGGVKAPFRKGHGRNKSTSSAVLGGQADPSATQPIVRDCREVDGQLFGEFKAWREEPTLDRSCSFLDRVYREDIFPCLSFSKSELGSAILEAVEQNSLSVEPVGFQTLPVVKAAAVECGGPSGRRAELLTKCALSGQTKTCKHRIKFGDSSNYYYVSPYCRYRITSVCNFFTYIRYIHQGLVKQQDAEQMFWEVMQLRREMSFAKLGYYKDQL; this is translated from the exons GTTCTCCAGGCGGAGGTCCTGGCTCTGAAGACGTtggtcctctcctccccctcctccccggtGGGGGACCTCCCCtcggcggggggcgggggggtgaaGGCTCCCTTCAGGAAGGGCCACGGCCGGAACAAGAGCACCTCCTCGGCCGTGCTGGGCGGCCAGGCCGACCCCTCCGCCACCCAGCCCATCGTCCGGGACTGCAGGGAG GTGGACGGTCAGCTGTTCGGGGAGTTCAAGGCGTGGCGGGAGGAGCCGACGCTGGACAGGAGCTGCAGCTTCCTGGACAGAGTTTACCGAGAAGACATCTTCCCCTGCCTGAGCTTCAGCAAGAGCGAG CTGGggtcggccatcttggaggCGGTGGAGCAGAACAGCCTCAGCGTGGAGCCGGTCGGCTTCCAGACGCTGCCGGTCGTtaaagctgctgctgtggagtGTGGAGgacccag TGGGAGAAGAGCCGAGCTGCTGAC aAAATGCGCTCTGAGCGGTCAGACCAAAACCTGTAAGCACAGAATCAAGTTTGGAGATTCATCAAACTACTACTACGTGTCTCCATACTGTAGATACAGA atcacATCAGTGTGTAATTTCTTCACCTACATTCGCTACATCCACCAAGGGCTGGTCAAACAGCAGgacg cagagcAGATGTTCTGGGAGGTGATGCAGCTCCGGAGGGAAATGTCCTTCGCCAAGCTGGGCTACTACAAAGACCAGCTGTGA